The DNA window GGTTCCGCTTCTTTTACAGAATCTTCTGGATTTTCAAGCAAATCGAAATCACAACGCATGGTGGATAGTTCTCCATATTGAATCTGGTTCTCATTTTTTAACGCCTTTAAGGCATCCGATACCTTTACTACCTGTGATAATGCGCTGTCCTTAGTAATATCACCGACTTCGTTTGTTAGCCAATTAATTCCTCCATGTATTTTAAGGAGATTAAATGTCGGAACTTCGGTAGTGTTCATGAAGTGGACGCTATTCTTCATCACTTTCTTTTGGAACATTGTTTCATCCAAAATGGGATTGATTGTTCCACGGAAGCCGTCATTAAATTCCACCTTCATAAGATCGGCAGCTCGCTCCACAAACATATCTATATTGGTGGAATATATGTTGATTTGTCTGGAAAGTATATTATTACTCCTATGGTGCAGTATGTAAGACCATAGTTGGAAGAAAAGAGAATACTGTTCCATTACCTCTTGGTAACGATTCTTATCTTCTCCTTCAACAACCGGAACAGAGAGGTTCGGATAAATGACACCAGTAAAGTATTCTTTGTAAATAGCCGTTTCTATGATTTTCCTTTCATCTTTGCCTATAGTTGCGTCATGAGATAATTGAGTCAAACGAGATTCAATCTCGCCCAACACCGGCAAATATGGTCTGGAAAGCCCCGAACCAAACATAAAGTTTATGTTCGAAGATTGGATAAAATTTTTAAGTATGTCTATTGTCATAAAAACATTTGAGGAAAGTGTGATTAAATTTCAACATCTACATCCTAAAATTTAGGCATTCTTATGAATTTAACTGGATGAGATTAGATGCCATCACATCTCTTACTACGGTATCCAAATTCTTGTGTTCGGCAATATAGATACGCAGCCGATTGACAAGATTCATGAAGTCATCAATTTCCTCTGCCGCTAACGCCTTTCGATAATAGGAGTAAGAATGGTATTTAAGCCACTCTCGGACAATACCGTATCCTGAGACACTGAACTCAAGAATCTCTGATGGAACAGGCTGAATAAAATGATTCCCTTTTACAGAGGTAAATTCAACGCCATCCTCATTAATCGAATAACCTTTAAGCTCAAAGGATGCCAAAGGATTCATCCAAGTAAAATTTCCATCTGCCTCTTGTTGTGAGAATTTGTAATCGCTTCTTTCCAATGCCGCGAGACGTTTCCCTATCTTGACAAGCTCTAAATAGAGCTTTTTATCATTGGTTATAGGAATGGCAGGCGTTTGCCCAGCCAAAGAATGAAGCTTGGCTGAGAACTCGTTTAAAAAATAAGGCGAAGACAAAACTGCATAGGCATAGAATACCAATGTGTCCTGCACTTTTGCTGATTCTAAGCCAACCTTTTCCGATAATATTTCGAGCAATTTAGGGTTTATATTTGAAACCGCATCAGAGTTCCAATTCGAGCCCTTTTTGTAATTCGGAAAACGATTGCAGAACACATGAGCATTTCCCGAGTAGCCAAGTCATTGTCGGGAAGGTGCCAACAAAATGAAGTAAACTTCGTAATTGTCCGACTGATTTCAGCTGGAGCAGGTGCAACGGCAAATCCAAAGACATTCGGGTCAGAGAAAGCCGCTCTTACCTCTGGACGATACCTCATACCGCCACCTTCTGCATTTTTGAGTGCAGTCAATAGAGTTTCGTCATCGTTGACATAAGCCTCCAGAAATGGACGATACGAATACTGGCTACCATTCTTGGATGAGCGGGCAACCAGTACACGAACTGAATTTGACAATTTCTTTTCTGCCGGAGGTTTTGCTTGTCCGCTATACCATCGGTCTTTAATGTCAGAATAAGAATGAGCAAGATCACCAATATACTTGCTTCTTCTACTCAATTGTCCTTTGGAAAAATGTACCAGCAAGTGTGTCGGTGCAAGTTTCATTCCGGAACAATGACGCAAGAAAATCCCATTTTCAGAGCCATGTTCGGCAGCCAATGGGATGAACTGAGAATACAACTCCACATCGTACTCGCCCTTCGGACGCAACGAATACTCTTCATCAATGGATAATACATCCCAATCCAATGCAGTTACATCTTTAGAGAAGAACTCCATTTTTTGAGCCTTTGAAAGTCCACGCAAATCTTTGTACCGCACAAATTTAGATGTATTGTCGGCTGTAAAGGATGCAAGAATCAGGAGCCGGCCCTGAAGTGTATTGAATACATTCTGGTTGGCACTTTCAACGCGATTGTCAGAATCAAACTCAATTACTGATATCTCATTAGCATTCTCAATTAAGAACTTGCGAGCATATTTGAACGAGATATTTTCAGCAAATGCTGAGGGAAGGATAAAAGCAATTATTGATGGTTTGCTTATCATAGCCTTATAGATACCCCATCGCAAGAACTTTATCCACTCGTTTGTCAATTGCATCTGTACGTTCTGCCTTCCTCGTCTGATTGGTGGTCGGAAATCGTTCATAAGAGACTCCAGGAACTGACCTGCATTGGTGACAGAAGAATCGGAACAAGGGGGATTGCCGATTATGATGGTAAGAGGCGGCTGAGAGAGTTTGTAGGATGCCACTTGTTCTTTTGCGAAAAAGAGACCGACCGAATCTAATTTGCTGAAGTCATATTCCGGCTTGCAGAAAGTATTGTCTCCCAGAGTGTTTGTTAGATGCACAGACAAGGTAAGAGCCGTCGGGATCTCATAGATTGACAATCTATAATTGGCCAGGGCATATGGTACGGGAAGAATCTCAAAGCCGATGAGTTTTGATTGAGGAGGCAACGTAATATTGTCCAACACAGATTCAAGGAATGTTCCCGTTCCACAACATGGATCAATCACGAAAAATGGATTGTTCTGAAGTATCTTTAAATCAGGATTCACCTGAATATTGAAGAACACCAGACGAGCAATGAAGTCTGCTAATACCACGGGAGTATACCACGCTCCAAAGTCAATGCGTGTGTCCCTGTCGTATGCGGACAAGAACTCCTCATACAATTGATGGAAATTAGGACGACGCACTGCGTTATGAGACAACTTTACAAATGCCAAAAAGCGTCTCGTATTATCATACCATCCACCTATTTTGCTGAGTTTGGAATCCAGTTCCTCAGAAAGAGCGTTAAACAAATGAACAAATGGCTCCACATGGTCAGAGTATTCCTTATATGGCTTTTGCGTCCAGAAATAATGGAGCATCTCATATTTCAATGAGGGTGAAAACTTCTCATCATTGATGAAGCGATGGGCATATAATAGTCCAAATGCAAGAATTTGAGAAATAAATCCTGCAAATGTTCGGTCATCTGACAATGACGCATCAAGGTTGTTCGCTGCAATGTCCCACAACCGTTTCAATGTGCGTATAGTGGTAAGCTCGGATTTCGATTCAGCTTCGTCTTCTTCCAAATTCAGTAATTCAAGAAGATCGGTGCAAAGCAATTTTGCTCGCGTGGACAATTCTGTGATAACCATCTGCTCGGGAATGGTACGGAAGCCAATCTTGGAGAAGAACTTCTGAAAACGTTCCAATGTCTGAAGGTTATATTCAGGTTCCTCCCAGTTTACAGGCTTTTGAAATAATTCAAACGAATCAGCAGAACCGTCTACATCATAATAAACGAACTCAATCCCGTCTGTGAGCAAGACTGGATTGCCTAAGTTAAGATACTTCTCTACCTGCGATTTGTATTCCTCTACATTTATGTTCTCCTCAGGCGACAACCCTTTGGCCTCAACATATCCATATACACCCATAGTGTTGGAATCGGTAAATGCCCAATCAGGCCGTCCGTACTTACCCTGATTTCTCGGTTCAAAAATCCGCTGGATATTTGAACCGAAATAAGAACATAGGTTAGCGAAGAAATTGTCGAGAAATGGGCGGAAGGATAGCTCTGCCGTAGCCAGCCCCGTAGAACTATTGAATTTGTAGAAATCCTTAAGTTCAACAAAATACTGTTCTAATATGCCTTTATATCTTACCATTTCTCCAACGCTTCAATTATAGATTCTCCAATATGTTCCGCAAGTTTGACAGGGACGGCATTTCCTATTTGTCTTGCCACTTCAACCTTGCTCCCAACAAAAATATAATCAAGGGGGAAAGTTTGCAGCAAAGCCCCTTCCCGAAGAGAAATAGTCCTATCCTGCACCGGATGTCCAAACATTCCACGAGAAAAGCTATCGAAACGAGCAGTTATTGTTGGTGCGACTTTGTCCCAACACATTCTGCCGAAAACATTACGGTGCCCCATTACAGATGAACTAACTTTATGACATGGCAGCAATAAGTCTTCAGGTAGAAAATCTCTTCCCTGGCCTTCTTTCACTGCTTGAATGCGTTTGAGACTATCAGGAGATAACCTGTCTCTCCTATGATTTGGGAAATCAGGATGATCTGTGAAATCATCAGGTGGTGGAGGAAGAAATCCTATTGATTCCCTTACGGTGATTGTTCTGTCGTTGGGTTTCGGATACTGGTATAAAGGAGAATCATGGTCTTTACGTTCTCCTATGATGATTATACGCTTGCGTCGTTGGGGTACGTCAAAGTTTTGTGCGTCCAACATACGTTGGTGAATAAAATAACCTTCGGCAGAAATCTTGTTTAAGTTCTCCTCCAATATGGCGGCTCCACGTTTCCCCACAATGCCGGGTACGTTCTCCATAAGAAAAAACTTGGGTCGTACCGTCTTTACGACTTCAATGTATCGACTAACCAGATCATTTCGTTCATCGTTATCCTCGCCTCCTCTTTGGATAGAAAAACCTTGGCATGGAGGGCCGCCAGCAAGTAAATCAAGTTCTCCTTTTTTAAGGTCGAAGTGTTTTAAAAGAGTATCTGTGTCCAAATCATAGATGTCCTGAACTTCAGTCTGATGATTCTGCAGATACTTCAAGTTAGAGCGCATTGTCGCTATAGCCTTAGCATCAATGTCAAAGCTATAAAGTATGTCAAATCCTGAATTTGACAATCCAAGCGCCAATCCTCCCGCGCCACAGAAACAATCAATACAATTAAAGCTCATTGGGTTTAGTCTCCTGTAAATATATTTGAGTGGCTATCGCCATCGAAAGCAACGGAGGGACAGCCTCTCCCACTTGTTCATAGCGGTCGCTTGAACCGCCTTCAAAAATAAAAGAATCGGGAAAACTCTGAAGTCGGGCTACCTCTCTAAGGGTCAAACCTCTATCTTCTTCGGGATGGCAGAATCTACCACACGCTGGATTTCGTGAAGTTTTTGTAATTGTTATAGCCGGCTTATCCCAAA is part of the Duncaniella dubosii genome and encodes:
- a CDS encoding DNA cytosine methyltransferase, which encodes MSFNCIDCFCGAGGLALGLSNSGFDILYSFDIDAKAIATMRSNLKYLQNHQTEVQDIYDLDTDTLLKHFDLKKGELDLLAGGPPCQGFSIQRGGEDNDERNDLVSRYIEVVKTVRPKFFLMENVPGIVGKRGAAILEENLNKISAEGYFIHQRMLDAQNFDVPQRRKRIIIIGERKDHDSPLYQYPKPNDRTITVRESIGFLPPPPDDFTDHPDFPNHRRDRLSPDSLKRIQAVKEGQGRDFLPEDLLLPCHKVSSSVMGHRNVFGRMCWDKVAPTITARFDSFSRGMFGHPVQDRTISLREGALLQTFPLDYIFVGSKVEVARQIGNAVPVKLAEHIGESIIEALEKW
- a CDS encoding type ISP restriction/modification enzyme, whose product is MLEILSEKVGLESAKVQDTLVFYAYAVLSSPYFLNEFSAKLHSLAGQTPAIPITNDKKLYLELVKIGKRLAALERSDYKFSQQEADGNFTWMNPLASFELKGYSINEDGVEFTSVKGNHFIQPVPSEILEFSVSGYGIVREWLKYHSYSYYRKALAAEEIDDFMNLVNRLRIYIAEHKNLDTVVRDVMASNLIQLNS
- a CDS encoding N-6 DNA methylase, which encodes MVRYKGILEQYFVELKDFYKFNSSTGLATAELSFRPFLDNFFANLCSYFGSNIQRIFEPRNQGKYGRPDWAFTDSNTMGVYGYVEAKGLSPEENINVEEYKSQVEKYLNLGNPVLLTDGIEFVYYDVDGSADSFELFQKPVNWEEPEYNLQTLERFQKFFSKIGFRTIPEQMVITELSTRAKLLCTDLLELLNLEEDEAESKSELTTIRTLKRLWDIAANNLDASLSDDRTFAGFISQILAFGLLYAHRFINDEKFSPSLKYEMLHYFWTQKPYKEYSDHVEPFVHLFNALSEELDSKLSKIGGWYDNTRRFLAFVKLSHNAVRRPNFHQLYEEFLSAYDRDTRIDFGAWYTPVVLADFIARLVFFNIQVNPDLKILQNNPFFVIDPCCGTGTFLESVLDNITLPPQSKLIGFEILPVPYALANYRLSIYEIPTALTLSVHLTNTLGDNTFCKPEYDFSKLDSVGLFFAKEQVASYKLSQPPLTIIIGNPPCSDSSVTNAGQFLESLMNDFRPPIRRGRQNVQMQLTNEWIKFLRWGIYKAMISKPSIIAFILPSAFAENISFKYARKFLIENANEISVIEFDSDNRVESANQNVFNTLQGRLLILASFTADNTSKFVRYKDLRGLSKAQKMEFFSKDVTALDWDVLSIDEEYSLRPKGEYDVELYSQFIPLAAEHGSENGIFLRHCSGMKLAPTHLLVHFSKGQLSRRSKYIGDLAHSYSDIKDRWYSGQAKPPAEKKLSNSVRVLVARSSKNGSQYSYRPFLEAYVNDDETLLTALKNAEGGGMRYRPEVRAAFSDPNVFGFAVAPAPAEISRTITKFTSFCWHLPDNDLATREMLMCSAIVFRITKRARIGTLMRFQI
- a CDS encoding SIR2 family protein; this encodes MTIDILKNFIQSSNINFMFGSGLSRPYLPVLGEIESRLTQLSHDATIGKDERKIIETAIYKEYFTGVIYPNLSVPVVEGEDKNRYQEVMEQYSLFFQLWSYILHHRSNNILSRQINIYSTNIDMFVERAADLMKVEFNDGFRGTINPILDETMFQKKVMKNSVHFMNTTEVPTFNLLKIHGGINWLTNEVGDITKDSALSQVVKVSDALKALKNENQIQYGELSTMRCDFDLLENPEDSVKEAEPFLAEYEKIAMVNPNKSKFSLTVTDSHFYEMMRMYSNSLEKENSLLFAMGFSFADEHILNITCRTARRNPTLNIIIFAYQDSVKDGFSSKFEGFPNVFIIGPSDLKDKDGTPLAPEFSFKGINVIFNHIKNLIPPQFLHGTI